The Apium graveolens cultivar Ventura chromosome 3, ASM990537v1, whole genome shotgun sequence sequence AGATTGGTATGCGTGAACAAGGAGCACTTCTTAGTCAATCCGATGTGAATATCAAAGACCAATACAAGGCTATCACTTTGTGGAATGGAAAAGAACTACTGGAAATTGCAGCTCCATCACTAAAAAATGAGATTCTTCCTCCTAAGAAAAGGAAAATACATCAAGTTAATTTGGTGATTTCTGACTGTGTTGACGACGAACCCAACAAGGAGAGGCTCACACATTAAGCTCCTATGAAACCATATATCCCCCTAATTACTTTTCCACGGAGATTAAAAATAGCAAGTTAGAAAAACAGTATGAGAAGTTTTTAAAGATGTTTCGTGAGATTCATATTAGCATTCCGTTTGCTAATGCATTGGCTCAAATATCCCTCTACATAAAGTTTATGAAAGAGGTGTTGTCTAACAGGAAGAATTTGGAGGAGGTGGAAATAGGCACTCTTACCGAAGAGTGCAGTGCTATTATTCAATGTAAGATTCCTCCTAAACTCAAGAATCCTAAAAGTGTTTCTTTACCATGCACCATTGGTGAAATGGGAATAAAAAAGGCATTGTGTAATCTCGGAGCTAGTGTAAGTTTAATGTTGCACTCTATGTACCAAAAACTTGGGTTGGGGGAGTTAAAAAAGACAAGAATTTCATTTCAACTTGCAGATAGATCAATAAAATATCCATTGGGTGTACTCGAAGATGTTTTGGTGAAGgtggataagtttgttatttcATGTGATTTTGTTGTTTTAGAGATGAATGAGGATGTTTCTATTCCTATTAttttgggaagaccattcttggcaaCTGCGGGAGCCAATATTGATGTGAAAGCTGGTAAGCTTATATTGAATGTGGGGAAGAAAAAATTGACTTTAATCTTGATCAATCTATGTAAGGGTTGTCATTCAAAACCGAATGTCATATGGTGAATTTTGTGAAAGAATTCAATGATCATGCCCTTGGGGTAAAAGCTGAAGTTGATGAGAAGTTTTCTCTTGCACGTGAATTTCAATGTGTGAATGAAGTGGATGCTACATTTGGACCATTTGAGGCGGTCTCAAAATTTCCACCATAAAAATCAAAAGAATAAAAGGCGGCGAGCTAATGACGTTAAACAAGCACtacttgggaggcaacccaagatgtTAATTGTCAAATTATAGTCATAAATTAACCATAGTTATGTATATCTATTAATATTGAGTTGCTGGATTATGCAGATGAAAGAAAGTTTAATGATTTACAAAATCAACAACATTCTCAAGGCCTTTATCAGCATTCTCAAGGGCTTGAGCGAAACATAAGCATTCTCAAGGGCTTGACCCAGATTCTAAAGGCCTTGATCTCTTGttctcttttttttaaaaaagttttaTGTACATTATTTATGTTACTTtttttatgtttatatatatattaatatgtacattatttattagttttattattcttagattattattattattattaataataaaaaaattattgacATCATAATAAATTAGTGTGTAGTCGAGAGACAATTTGAGCCCCCACTCCCCTAGCTATAGCAAAACCAATTCTAGTAAATATGTGGGCAGCAGCAGGTGCCCCGATATCCTGAGCCAAGGAGAACTTTTTTTCCGTTTAAGTAATTCAATAGCGTCCTTATCTAGTTCTCCCAACGAATAGAATGAGAAAGGAAGAAAGCCATATCCAATAGCAGCACACTTGGTCTCATATTTGACACGTTTGCGTTGAGCAGCATCAATCACCGCCTGACCATCCACAAAATCAGACATCCAAGTTTTTGTCAAGGGAGATGACCCAGTCAAATCGACACACACATCAAGCCCCATATCCCAAGAGTAGAGCACAACTTCCTTACTAACTGAAATCCCTGATCGATGAAAAATGTCTACAAGGGTATCACGTACAATATTATGTCGATGTTTAATACCAACAATACCAGCATACGACACAGCATGATCTCCATACATATATCCCTTAATAACCCTTGAACAAGCAGAACAAGGCTTAGAACAAGAAAATAATGGAACGCACAATTGGTAGCATAAAACATAGCCATAAGTCTTACCATTCATAACCTATCCCAATCTTGAAATCAAAATAGGCCTAAGCCAATCAGAAGTATGATCTCCTTGTTGAGATTTCCATAAAGCCATATGTCGTGAAGACAAGTGAAAGGTGGATTCTGCTATTTTAGAAACCTCTGTGAAATATATATCTGCCATTTTCTAAATGAGTTTTGGGGCAGCGATTTCACTAGGTCTACTCAAAAAAGTCTCCAAATTCCTATTAAACAAATACAAGGCATCATCAAAGTGGTTCCAGCTGATACAATATTAACATGTCAAAGGAGCTTCGTCTGTAAGCTAGCAGACTGTAGATGAGATGCAAGAAATGCATAATTCGAAACATCACCAGCAGAGTAAACCCCGAGCCCCCCAAAGAGAAAGATAAAGGAGCCAACCTCCATTGCAATTCACCAAAACCAGGCCCAAAAGCTGTAACAATATGCTCCAAGGTAGAGCAAAGAGTCTTGTCAAACAAGAACTGGGCCGATTGAAAAATATGTGGAGGACATGTACGCATAGCAAAATAAAGTTTTGCAACTCCAGTGCACGCATGAAGAAGCAGTAACTCACATTGAGGGTCATTAATCTTAGCAACAGCATCCATAAGCATTATGGTTTTAGCCACTCTCTTCATCACGAGCTCACTGTTGAAATTAGAGTCCGCACTAACAGGCCCACCAAGTAATTTAACACCTTGCAATGGGCAAGCAATATTAGTAGGAAGACACATGCAAGCCTGCTTCTAGGATCATCCTTTGGCCAATAAACCTCAGTTTTAACAACATTAAGATGTAAGCCATATCGGTGACCATCCTGCAAAATCAACTCTAACACCTTTCCTACAACTAAGGTATCACCAACAATAGTTCCATCATTTAAATACCAAGCATGTAGACATAGATCAAAAGAGTCTCTGATTTTACATACCAAGGGGTGTAACACCAAAGCAAAAAGTAGAGGGCCAAGGGGATCAACATGTTGTACCCTTTGACAAGACCACAAGACATGCTTATTATAATACAATCTAAAAGGATTAGAGTAGTAGAATTCAACCCAACGCGAGATAGAAGGACAAAGAAGTCGAAATTCTTGTAATATGACATCTCGATCTACTAAATTAAAAGCATTTTTAAAATCTACCAGAAACATCAAAAACCAACAACATGTCCACGATCCTCAATTAATCGATTTACAGCATGAAATATAGCTTCACCTCTTCAATACACCCCAACACCAAATTGGAGACCATCAAAGTAACCACCTAAGGAAGAACTAACCATGGCAACACCAACCTTAGAAACGAAACGCCTTCAGACAGTACCCACGACTATAGGATGAATACCGCCACCTGGTTTGACAAGCGGTGTGAGAGGAGCACTAGTAATATATTCACCCAACACCTGAGGAAAAGTTCCAGTAAAAAATAAATTAACCACCTGAGTGATAGAAGCGACTAACTTATCATAAATAGCAACAACAACTCCACTCAAGCAATCCCTGAAGTGTTGTGCATGCAAACCATCCCTTCCATAAGACGTACCACGTGGGAAACTCTTGATCCCATCCAACACAACAGCTGGTGAAGCAACGAGATGTTGGTGATCAGTAGGTGTGTGTGGCAGGGAAGGTGGAGGTCTAAAAGGATGTTTAACTTTTAAGTCCTCCAAAGTGGCAGCATTATATGGATCAAAACCGAAAGAAGAAAGAACTCTGACTGCAGCAGTATAATGACCACCAATAATCTTCCTTTTACATTGATTGATATTATGCTCACCCAAATCAAGGTTTTCATCATCCACTTCTAACAAAGAAGGAGAATTTCCAGCCAAGGTTTCTCTCGCAAGCTGCAAACTACCCCCAGGTACACTCCAAGATCGAATAGCATTTGCGATACTTTCTTCTTGACATTGATGTCTGATAGCAGACTTACACTCAATATTATTGTGAGGGCAAAAAGGTTTTAAGGATACAAAGAGGTTGTTAgtccttaacaatgcaacaagaattacagaagggggttgaatggaattctcgAAACTTTTtgtgaattataaaatgttctaactcaaaatatatatgtgagtgttttgatttgcaaagtgcggaatgataagataaaatgaatcaaaacataaagtaataaaaacacaagtctttaaaacattctggtggatttgaatgtattcaccagatatatatatatcgagagaaccctgtgaagcttgaatagctcacaactgcttacaaataagaacaattaaacttacagagaaatgctaaaggatatagcttataattgtttctctgagcaatgtattgcttagtcttcttcttgttctacttgctactcttggtttatatatcaccaagattacacagtaataagacaagataataaaacaaaacctatcaagtctaatactatgctgcttcattactctattccagcatctttgaatatcttcataatagcatggaaatggcaatgcttctttgttctcaaaaacccagttgaataggatgccacattccttttacaagcactcgacgcatgtgactgtgttgtcactgtcagcagatgtttgaattgatcatccgtcgggtacatgattatcatctgtcgggttgccttgttgatcatctgtcgagtagctttgttgatcatctgtcgggtagctttgttaatcacttgactccatttcatttgtgcagaattacaagacatcatctatttacatttaatcaacctattttgcacatctactagcattctacatgattcataagctactacagaatctatacaaagttgtttgcagaaatgtgttacatgacttattgttacataagctacttactcgatggatgtcaaatcatcatccgtcgggactatattgagtcatccgtcgggactatatttgattatccgtcgagtgctacatttttcactaagttaaatctactaaggtgctttgttaatgaaatcatcaagttcacaacatattcccaacaatctcccccaatttatgtctactagaattgtagccataaattaagagaaacttgatgataacaaaacaccctaaaaatacaaatttaaaaagtagtagataaaactaaacaTTGTTGCAAAATttactgaaaaatttacaagGCAGAGTGTataaagatttgctcacagtcttttttaaggtgttcctctagtctgagcagattgatctatttccttaaTGATCTAGAtctcttcccaagcttcctgttgttttcatctatatgattttggagctttctgtggaactcaagttcctcagattctgagagatttagcattccttgcatttccagaagagtctcattgctagagatgctcaactggtcttctaatctgaagaatcttcgaacttccttatcatccatgaattccatcagccggtagggccttagatgcactctacttccagtgtaaggaatagttagagtctttgggagtgcatctttggctctaatacttcttagttcttcaatcttctttagaactagtcttctagctgttacattgaatccaaagttcttcttgaaggatgaataaacctttatcagcacagattggctttcttgaagaatcctgtgaagtggccattgtatctcttttcctcccttgtacttgaatactaacctttcaggtagattcctgtaagcatcaatccctctaaattcttccagttcatctagatagaggtttagatctaaaaattccttgatgtcacagatgtacatgatatctcccttgttgacttaggtttgagctttggttagggacttggatctgagagttgagggcttcactttcttgactgctctggtctgtgtcttctttggcttcatgaagtgaggtagattgagttcaggaattggtagactatcccagtctattggctcatcctttggaatgataggttcaccacgaaaattcttggatggatctatcttgaattcttcatgtgccacagagggcatggatgtttgagttgttatagaggtagactttttgggaaactgatcttccaattcctttttATCAAAGTCCACTTTTCTCTTTgtatgaagtttgtatctaaacctttttctctgctgtgattcttcttgcattttcagctCCTTAGATTTAGTGGTTTCAAAtgattgttcaggaatttgttgtgaaggtttcacagcttgcagcttggtcaagatagcagcttgctccttcttttgtttgacctttttagcatctagagtagcttgcttcttttcttgcttcaatcttgcattttcttctctttttgcttcagcaaattgagggtgtccacctaccacacaaatttcctttccattcctgAAAACCTTAGCAATTCTTATTTTCAatgttgaatcagctggatctttgtagaatgcaatagatcttgataacagtttattctcatcaggctttggtgtctcatacactgtgtccaaaggattctttagAGAAGATTTTgaatagttcacctttggcttcaagtttagttcagcctttggagatttgatgcaggatggctggcCTCTTTTCGgattattcatgctcatatcattcacagagatttacCTAACTTGGGAGTGATGAATGGTTGATCTTTCTGGCTTCTTTGTTAGACCAAacctcttttgaatatcctcatcaatcttctcccagttgattggactcaactgcttcttttcagctgctctcaatgtggtTGCTGCctcatttatcagatcaatgctatcctTAGCTGATGGCTTTGtaaaagcaattgtaggcacaattactttattAACTTGAATGTTAAgatgtttctccccctcacttgagcctttctccccctttttgttatcatcaagttatgTGGGAGGGAGTTGAACAGCCACCAACTGTTAGAGTAGTGCAGTCTAAGtttcttgattgttaagtatcttggccattgacttctctacagcaggtaatcttgagtccatggcctcaactttcctattgagatcagcctccttccttagtttTTGAACTATTTCAATCATGGTGGTggcaggaagtctagcatccaacctttcTATGACATCCTActttacttcagaaatttcttacttgattgcatccacaccaagactgtgttggagggcttgaattttatgcagctggagtgcttcaagatgtgctgtgagtagcttctttgtgctgaCATTAGAAGATGTCTGAATGGCAGCTTgagtgtcatgaattagcttgaaaagtgttgattggagatgtgagttGGAACATTCTTTTATTAgctcatgctatcttcctcatcatctcCACCAGCATCCCGAAAAAGAAGTTttatccagttcaaaatcactgccaatattggaaggcatagcagtaATTGCATATTTTGCTCTCTataaagattgtgtagtatgcaccaagttcagcaatcattcagcctcctcatttccctgtactgctagagtttggtaagctgtaacagggagagtaaatgtctcagcatctagggaaatagaatctataacatcttgatattcttgctgaaatagccttttcctttctgTATCACTGaaattcattgactcacttgcaatggttttcatccttatcactcctatacttgcatttctctcatgatctctcttttgttacatcaaggtctcaccttggctccccaccctcacaccctcaccttcaccatctaaggtgggactcctcacactcacttttaccagtcctgaagaaatggactgcattggttcgctcttttcctctcctttttcctgggagcaacccagaatctcactcatttcactcccttccctcagtcctaggagtgattgcactactactaagtcttctgcacttgtaataattgatgaaatttgaagctgtgcagagacacttgACGGAGAAGGAATAttcgtcgggttagcagtttgactatccgacggataactgctgttaagcttatccgtcaggatacaatcactactcgacggatgaaagATATCCACTGGGATAGAAGAAATAgttgagtttggagtggagacttTTATGGACTCagtgcagattgatgaaaatattggcacagatgtctcaacagtctcagaaagaaatggcaagtgagccaacaaatcatctagaagatgatgctcacttgcttggatttttggcttctccaagagagttaaagatggagaatttggaagtgatgtgtttatcatgtcaacatccaaagagtgtgtgggagaatttgatattttaggtgcttcaattattagagattttggctgtgactccacatttattggagccacatcaacctgactttgagaaggtgcagtgactgtgtctttagcaccagtttgcacagtgtgtgaaccctgtgcatccccaagggtctttgatttcttctttctagtgtaagtttggggtgagcttgtgtcccttacccttttggactgtgctcttggttgagagcctgtttcaatggtaacatccttttgggaggatgacACCAGTATTGAGCTAttgtccttattaagcactgcagtttattgggaaactgcagtgtggctaggctgggaaacactcacctgtccaaccttatccttagggttacTTTCatgttcaccctatccctcacctttcatacccaccttcacactcccctctttaggtttggtggattttacaactggcatcttttgagagacaccagagggggctttctttgtctttgtttttgaaattttggattcgGTAGCTtaggtaggcaactgttgggtcaatgacacagttgccatagctacaccaGAATGCAAAaaagtttgtgaggttggaagagtagagacagtggaaattacctcacttacgtGAGGTACTTCCATTATTGggaagtagaagagtggcacctctttgtgatggtttgccctattcaaatctgcaatgattctcctttcttgaacccaataatttaatttgttggttgggttctcaaacacaatatcctcagagaggtggttagcaagaatcataaaaaatctagcaaagtaaacatttgtacccctcttatttagctcccctaacttaaaccccaactcaaatatgactagaatactaaaattaaaaaatttatcagttactagcatgtaaagcatgttgagcatggagatattaactgaatcaaaattgctaactttaccagaaaatactttagtaactacatcacacagataactccattccttcctaagacccaatctcctaatttcacttaatttagaagtagagagtgcatagcccatggaattaagcatattaataatatcagtgtctgtgtgtggagtagtgacagtattatcaggaaacttgaagcatgttttaataatatcactattaacacaaaattccttatctttaatagtgaaagtgatagtcttatcagttgagttgtacactgcagtcgtccacatttcttcaaccACCTCACAatagatggtgggtgattctagcatggcatagttgagtttgcagttcttcacaaaatccatcattttgtggtagtcgccagactgttgaatccccttgttcacaagaaccgtgaaattgttcttctcatagatgaatccagtttgagacatgattttgacgactggtgccattgttagaaaGTGAAagttgcagagagagagagagagatgataatagcttttgagaaagagagaatttagagcagatgaattgagaatgataaaagaaaagaaatgaaaataaattatgcttttatactatatCAAagaataactgtcaaaaataataaagtaaaataaagtgaccaataaaaattgcccaaaatagtcgtttaaaaataaactgtaaaaattccatcacttatccttcatgttatgcttacaaactgtaagtatactcgatggataatgttcagagaattaacggctaggatttagaaaattcgacgaatgaggataaacagttatccgtcgagttataaaatattcctgAAAAATAATTCATTTCATTAACAAAttatattccgacggatgattaaactcgatggataatgatcatccgtcgggatgtaaattttgacttagccaaaatttcatccaacactgaaaaatcaattaaagttctggctacattacaacttgcaaattatctgaaaagattcaagagtaattaagcatacctaactcacttaccaacctagaaaaggtggattcatccagtggcttggtaaatatatctgcaagctgtttttcacttggaacaaaatatagttccacagtaccattcataacatgttcccttatgaagtggtacttgatgtctatgttctttgttcttgaatgctgtactggattttcagtgatggaaattgcatttgtgttatcacaaaaaataggaattctttccacttacagaccatagtctagcaattggtttttcatccataaaatctgtgcacagcaactgcaagcagcaatatatttagcttcagctgtagaagtagaaactgaattttgctttttattgaaccaggacacaagcttgttttctagaaattgacaggttcctgttgtactttatctatcaattctgcaacctgcataatctgcatctgaataaccagttagatcaaaaccagaatctctagggtaccaaatgtcaagttttggtgttcccttgagatatctgaaaattctcttaatagctactaagtgagattctctaggatcagcctgaaatctagcacaaagacatgtagcaaacattatatatggcctactagttgttaagtacagaagtgagccaaccatgcccctataacttgaaatatccacagacttttcagtagtgtttaattgaAGCTTACTTGCAttggtcatgggagtttttactgatgtgtaatccattagatcaaatttctttaaaagatcataaatgtatttagtttgactaatgaatattccatcactaacttgcttaacttgcaaaccaagaaagtaagttagttctcccatcatgctcatttcatacttactttgcatcaatttggcaaactttttgcaaagtttttcatctgtagaaccaaaaataatatcatctatataaatttgaacaagtatactagagccattaacatttctaaagaataaagttatgtcaacagtacctcttgtgaaatgattctctaaaagaaactttgacaaggtgtcataccaggctctaggtgcttgcttcagttcataaagtgctttcaaaagatagtagacatattctggaaattttggatcttcaaaaccaggatgctgactaacatagacttcctcctccaaatctccattcagaaaggcactttttacatccatttgatagaccttgaaattggcatgggctgcataggctaagaagattctgatggcttcaagtcttgcaacaggagaaaaagtttcatcaaaatctattccttcttattgacaatagcccttagcaaccaatctagctttgttcctgactactatgccattttcatccatcttgtttctgaatacccatttggtgtctattggattctttcatttaggcttgggcaccagctttcaaacattgttcctttcaaattggtttagctcctcccgcatagctaaaatccaatcaggatccaacaaagcttcttctaccttctttggttcttccttagagaggaagatactatataaacattcttcttgagttgctctccatgtttgaactctagaagatacatcaccaatgatgagctcaaaggggtgatcctttgttcatttcctttattgaggtagattagctctagatgtagaggcctcattgtttcctagatgtgtgattgagttttgattattagaaactccccctgagtttatggatctttgatttgagaaaggggaactttctgtaagtgatttattctgactttcagcttcttttgatgacccgacggatggtgaattttgagtaccgacggatgaagctggttgtctcccgacagataaaGCATATTGTCTCCCGAtagatgaaatattttgcaactcgaaagatgttgaattttgtgcttcattggcagtatatttttatgcattatcctttgatactatttcttgatcgCTTTCATCAAtaatcatctccacattgtcaaatttgagtctctcatggtaatctccatcttgtagtccttcaatctttttatcatcaaacacaacatgtattgattccacaacaatgttggttctcagattgtagactctgtatgctttaccaacatcatatccaacaaaaattccttcatctgctttagcatcaaacttcccattctgatcagtttgatttctcaagatataacatttacagccaaaaacatgaaaaaaatttagagttggcttcttgttcttgaacaattggtagggagtcatgcattttgcttaattaaccagagaaatattctgagtgtagcatgcagtatttacaacttcagcctagaaatatgttggtaacttagattcttcaagcattgtccttgcagcttcaataagtgatctgttctttctt is a genomic window containing:
- the LOC141714693 gene encoding uncharacterized protein LOC141714693 — protein: MFREIHISIPFANALAQISLYIKFMKEVLSNRKNLEEVEIGTLTEECSAIIQCKIPPKLKNPKSVSLPCTIGEMGIKKALCNLGASVSLMLHSMYQKLGLGELKKTRISFQLADRSIKYPLGVLEDVLVKVDKFVISCDFVVLEMNEDVSIPIILGRPFLATAGANIDVKAGLSFKTECHMVNFVKEFNDHALGVKAEVDEKFSLAREFQCVNEVDATFGPFEAVSKFPP